A single Xylanimonas cellulosilytica DSM 15894 DNA region contains:
- a CDS encoding CTP synthase: MADHLNRTQSRITGRSGATHTTRHIFVTGGVVSSLGKGLTASSLGRLLRSRGLRVTMQKLDPYLNVDPGTMNPFQHGEVFVTEDGAETDLDIGHYERFLDVELPASSNVTTGQIYSSVIAKERRGEYLGDTVQVIPHITDGIKERMRDQASDDVDVIITEIGGTVGDIESLPFLEAARQVRHELGRDNCFFLHVSLVPYIGPAGELKTKPTQHSVAALRNIGIQPDALVLRSDRHIPDAMKRKIALFCDVDNEAVVNAADAPSIYDIPRVLHAEGLDAYVVRRLDLPFHDVDWDAWNTVLQRVHEPKVTIEVALVGKYIDLPDAYLSVTEALRAGGFANNAKVSIRWVAADDCQTPQGAQASLEGADAVLVPGGFGVRGIDGKVGALRWARENKIPTLGICLGLQSMVIEYARNVLGHTDASSTEFDPKSAHPVIATMEEQLAYVEGQGDLGGTMRLGGYPAALTPGSQVAKAYGSEQVSERHRHRYEVNNAYRPELEAAGLVISGTSPDGSLVEYVELPADVHPYYVSTQAHPEFTSRPTRPHPLFAGLIAAALEQQNA; this comes from the coding sequence GTGGCAGACCACCTCAATCGAACCCAGTCCCGCATCACCGGCCGTTCGGGTGCCACGCACACGACGCGCCACATCTTCGTGACGGGCGGTGTGGTCTCCTCCCTCGGCAAGGGCCTGACGGCCTCCTCGCTCGGCCGCCTGCTGCGCTCGCGCGGCCTGCGAGTCACCATGCAGAAGCTCGACCCGTACCTCAACGTGGACCCGGGCACCATGAACCCGTTCCAGCACGGCGAGGTGTTCGTCACCGAGGACGGCGCCGAGACCGACCTCGACATCGGCCACTACGAGCGGTTCCTCGACGTCGAGCTCCCCGCGTCGTCGAACGTCACCACGGGCCAGATCTACTCGTCCGTCATCGCCAAGGAGCGCCGCGGCGAGTACCTCGGTGACACGGTGCAGGTCATCCCGCACATCACCGACGGCATCAAGGAGCGCATGCGTGACCAGGCGTCCGACGACGTCGACGTCATCATCACGGAGATCGGCGGGACGGTGGGCGACATCGAGTCGCTGCCGTTCCTCGAGGCGGCACGCCAGGTGCGCCACGAGCTGGGCCGCGACAACTGCTTCTTCCTGCACGTCTCGCTGGTGCCGTACATCGGCCCGGCCGGGGAGCTGAAGACGAAGCCGACGCAGCACTCGGTCGCCGCGCTGCGCAACATCGGCATCCAGCCCGACGCGCTCGTGCTGCGCTCCGACCGCCACATCCCCGACGCCATGAAGCGCAAGATCGCGCTGTTCTGCGACGTCGACAACGAGGCCGTGGTCAACGCCGCGGACGCGCCGAGCATCTACGACATCCCGCGTGTGCTGCACGCCGAGGGCCTGGACGCCTACGTGGTGCGCCGCCTCGACCTGCCGTTCCACGACGTCGACTGGGACGCCTGGAACACGGTGCTCCAGCGTGTGCACGAGCCGAAGGTGACCATCGAGGTCGCCCTTGTCGGCAAGTACATCGACCTGCCCGACGCCTACCTGTCGGTCACCGAGGCGCTGCGGGCCGGCGGGTTCGCGAACAACGCGAAGGTCTCGATCCGCTGGGTCGCGGCCGACGACTGCCAGACGCCGCAGGGCGCGCAGGCGTCGCTCGAGGGCGCCGACGCGGTGCTCGTGCCGGGCGGGTTCGGCGTGCGCGGCATCGACGGCAAGGTCGGTGCGCTGCGGTGGGCGCGCGAGAACAAGATCCCGACGCTCGGCATCTGCCTGGGCCTGCAGTCGATGGTCATCGAGTACGCGCGCAACGTGCTCGGGCACACCGACGCCTCCTCGACCGAGTTCGACCCGAAGAGCGCGCACCCGGTCATCGCGACGATGGAGGAGCAGCTCGCCTACGTCGAGGGGCAGGGCGACCTCGGCGGCACCATGCGCCTGGGCGGCTACCCGGCGGCGCTGACCCCCGGTTCGCAGGTCGCCAAGGCGTACGGCTCCGAGCAGGTCTCGGAGCGGCACCGTCACCGCTACGAGGTCAACAACGCCTACCGTCCCGAGCTCGAGGCGGCCGGCCTGGTGATCTCGGGCACGTCGCCCGACGGGTCACTCGTGGAGTACGTCGAGCTGCCCGCCGACGTGCACCCGTACTACGTGTCGACGCAGGCGCACCCCGAGTTCACGTCGCGCCCGACGCGCCCGCACCCGCTGTTCGCCGGGCTGATCGCCGCGGCGCTCGAGCAGCAGAACGCGTGA
- a CDS encoding NUDIX domain-containing protein, with product MTDPLDGALADVVAPRPAVRRDDVAYSGRIIDVVRDDVDLGDAGTVLREYVDHPGAVAVVALDDDGRVALVNQYRHPVRSVLWEIPAGLLDVDGEDARLAAARELAEEADLRAGRWDVLADFLTSPGISNEALRVFLARDLSPVPEAERHERTDEEAGMELRWAPLDEVVAGVLDGSLHNPSTAVGALAAFAARAGGWTALRPADAPWAYRRGTLPR from the coding sequence GTGACCGACCCCCTCGACGGCGCGCTGGCGGACGTCGTCGCGCCGCGCCCGGCGGTGCGTCGCGACGACGTCGCGTACTCGGGTCGCATCATCGACGTCGTGCGCGACGACGTCGACCTCGGCGACGCCGGGACCGTGCTGCGCGAGTACGTCGACCACCCCGGCGCGGTCGCCGTCGTCGCGCTCGACGACGACGGACGCGTCGCCCTGGTGAACCAGTACCGGCACCCCGTGCGCTCCGTGCTGTGGGAGATCCCCGCCGGCCTGCTCGACGTCGACGGCGAGGACGCCCGGCTCGCCGCAGCCCGGGAGCTCGCCGAGGAGGCCGACCTGCGGGCCGGTCGCTGGGACGTGCTCGCCGACTTCCTCACCTCACCCGGCATCAGCAACGAGGCGCTGCGCGTGTTCCTCGCGCGCGACCTCAGCCCTGTCCCCGAGGCGGAGCGCCACGAGCGCACCGACGAGGAGGCGGGCATGGAGCTGCGCTGGGCGCCCCTCGACGAGGTCGTGGCCGGCGTGCTGGACGGGTCGCTGCACAACCCGTCGACCGCCGTCGGCGCGCTCGCAGCCTTTGCCGCCCGTGCGGGCGGATGGACGGCACTGCGGCCCGCGGACGCCCCGTGGGCCTACCGCCGGGGGACGCTGCCGCGCTGA
- a CDS encoding GNAT family N-acetyltransferase, translating into MPAPLMLPPGWSQRPLTTADAGAVASLVAAGELHDTGEVVIEEADLVAEWARPSFDLGASSVGVVGPRGDLVAYAEVSIADRGDLAVLPEHRGRGLEAQLARWLRERAGEVGSDVVGLPVPQGSSTDRELEALGWAVRWTSWVLALPEGAEIPARDLPPGYAVRQARSDEHEACWQVIEDAFLEWSARERRSLEDWSATVMGRPGFEPWHLRVVVDPAGAVVAACIVMLSTPDAVTEGYVDAVATRRDQRGRGIAQALLADAFAAARAHGAARSTLTTDSRTGALGLYQKLGMEVVLVWVNRATATVRRTDGSRA; encoded by the coding sequence GTGCCCGCACCGCTCATGCTCCCGCCCGGCTGGTCCCAGCGCCCGCTGACGACGGCCGACGCCGGCGCGGTGGCGTCCCTCGTCGCCGCCGGCGAGCTGCACGACACGGGCGAGGTCGTGATCGAGGAGGCCGACCTCGTCGCCGAGTGGGCGCGCCCGTCCTTCGACCTCGGCGCGTCGAGCGTCGGCGTCGTCGGGCCGCGTGGCGACCTCGTCGCCTACGCGGAGGTGAGCATCGCCGATCGCGGCGACCTCGCCGTGCTCCCCGAGCACCGTGGGCGCGGCCTGGAGGCGCAGCTCGCCCGCTGGCTGCGCGAGCGTGCGGGGGAAGTCGGGTCCGACGTCGTCGGGCTGCCGGTGCCGCAGGGATCCTCGACGGACCGGGAGCTCGAGGCGCTCGGCTGGGCCGTGCGCTGGACGAGCTGGGTGCTGGCCCTGCCCGAGGGGGCCGAGATCCCCGCGCGCGACCTCCCGCCCGGCTACGCAGTCCGCCAGGCCCGGTCCGACGAGCACGAGGCCTGCTGGCAGGTGATCGAGGACGCGTTCCTCGAGTGGTCCGCCCGGGAGCGGCGCAGCCTCGAGGACTGGTCGGCGACGGTGATGGGGCGGCCAGGCTTCGAGCCGTGGCACCTGCGCGTGGTCGTCGACCCGGCGGGCGCCGTCGTCGCGGCGTGCATCGTCATGCTCTCGACCCCCGACGCCGTCACGGAGGGGTACGTGGACGCCGTGGCCACCCGGCGCGACCAGCGGGGGCGTGGGATCGCGCAGGCGCTGCTCGCGGACGCGTTCGCTGCCGCCCGCGCGCACGGAGCGGCCCGGTCCACGCTCACGACCGACTCGCGCACGGGCGCGCTCGGGCTGTACCAGAAGCTCGGCATGGAGGTCGTGCTGGTCTGGGTCAACCGCGCGACCGCGACCGTCCGCCGAACCGACGGCTCGCGCGCCTAG
- a CDS encoding AfsR/SARP family transcriptional regulator yields MSNRPIEPCVGVLGHVVVTGPDGEARPPRGERSAALLVALALADGRAVPVTSLVDDLWTDGVPADPRAALQSLVSRLRGTAGGAVVVARPGGYALDVATDLGAATAALAAAREALARGACSEAAKVTQEALGLWRGEPGDGLAPAHDSLARTLAGAAGRLRDDLADVRRQAAVALGDHATVAALAAPAVDADATDEVAARDLMTALVALGRRDEAARVYTRLRHALVAELGADPSPETEAIARAASSAPTPAAPARPHQEGPRGPRGLRVAAQPLLGRDADVTALLDAVDRHRLVTILGPGGLGKTRLALEVAGQVLDRAPEHLQVAVAELAGVRTDGDVLLALADAIGISVLTSARLQDRLLAGDVRDQLVERVRSTPMLLVLDNCEHVVAGAADWVAELLAAAPDLRVLTTSRAPLQLAVEQVYAPAPLDASGAGAELFRRRAVAARPGAHLPDDVVVRLVERLDGLPLAIELAAARVRTLSVEEIETHLDERFALLRGGDRSAPERHRTLEAVIAWSWNLLAPSQQALWRRVALLPDGFSVQAAAVIGLLDPGARAFDVLDDLDALVTQSIVVTSDVPGGTRYRMLETVRELGLVRLEEAGELPAVHDALWAWAADLAARRSSELLGPLQVEAMAELGREHENLLFALRAAARPADRPAHGASAVVRPDVVVRLFVALVGQWALQGAEERATQLATAVADALLWWRVPRELREPAALALVFAAMSRGMEGGAVALRLLARLRRVLRDDDADAQGVAVGRRTRIVADLFLTATGRPTEAAMAAAGALRDDADPLLAAMAYLALSQEAENGGRLDESIELATQGYAATLRIGDVASRSFAAMAAASGCSEAGDPVRAREWSSVARAGMAELGTRDAERMLDWIDLASALDLGDLDDAARLCDALDAADADGDGPRGGVEQRAAGGAGRAELAWAHGDRDLALDVYRRTRARVADAEGGAAPWAILVGAAAAVRLTQAGTREEAMDCARDAASRATAFMTVWAARGVDRPVLGTTCVGAGVALALGDEAAPSDVERGLELVQLGAVLGARQDLLALRRGPILAALGERHGDEALAAAAARVAERGHDALTDRAMELLGAL; encoded by the coding sequence GTGAGCAACCGACCGATCGAGCCCTGCGTCGGCGTCCTCGGACACGTCGTCGTCACCGGGCCCGACGGCGAGGCGCGGCCACCGCGCGGCGAGCGCTCCGCGGCGCTGCTCGTCGCTCTCGCGCTGGCGGACGGGCGGGCGGTGCCCGTCACCTCGCTCGTCGACGACCTGTGGACCGACGGCGTGCCCGCAGACCCGCGTGCGGCCCTCCAGTCGCTGGTGTCCCGGCTGCGCGGGACCGCGGGCGGTGCCGTCGTCGTCGCCCGTCCGGGCGGGTACGCGCTCGACGTGGCCACCGACCTCGGCGCGGCCACGGCCGCCCTTGCGGCAGCCCGCGAGGCGCTGGCCCGCGGCGCCTGCTCGGAGGCCGCAAAGGTGACCCAGGAAGCCCTCGGCCTCTGGCGCGGCGAGCCCGGCGACGGGCTCGCCCCCGCCCACGACAGCCTGGCGCGCACGCTGGCCGGTGCCGCCGGACGACTCCGCGACGACCTCGCCGACGTGCGGCGGCAGGCCGCCGTCGCGCTCGGCGACCACGCGACCGTCGCCGCGCTCGCCGCGCCCGCCGTCGACGCCGACGCCACCGACGAGGTCGCCGCCCGCGACCTGATGACGGCGCTCGTGGCGCTCGGGCGGCGGGACGAGGCGGCGCGCGTGTACACGCGCCTGCGGCACGCCCTCGTCGCGGAGCTCGGCGCCGACCCGTCGCCCGAGACCGAGGCGATCGCCCGCGCCGCGTCGTCGGCACCGACCCCGGCCGCACCCGCCCGGCCGCACCAGGAAGGCCCGCGCGGCCCTCGTGGCCTGCGTGTCGCCGCGCAGCCGTTGCTCGGCCGCGACGCCGACGTCACCGCCCTGCTCGACGCCGTCGACCGGCACCGCCTCGTGACCATCCTCGGCCCCGGCGGGCTCGGCAAGACCCGTCTCGCGCTCGAGGTGGCGGGCCAGGTCCTCGACCGGGCGCCCGAGCACCTGCAGGTCGCCGTCGCCGAGCTCGCCGGCGTCCGCACCGACGGCGACGTCCTGCTGGCGCTCGCGGACGCGATCGGGATCTCGGTGCTGACGTCCGCGCGGCTGCAGGACCGCCTGCTCGCAGGGGACGTGCGCGACCAGCTCGTCGAACGGGTGCGCTCGACGCCGATGCTGCTCGTCCTGGACAACTGCGAGCACGTGGTGGCGGGGGCCGCCGACTGGGTCGCCGAGCTGCTCGCCGCTGCCCCTGACCTGCGGGTGCTGACGACGTCGCGGGCGCCGCTGCAGCTCGCCGTCGAGCAGGTGTACGCCCCGGCACCGCTCGACGCCTCCGGGGCCGGTGCGGAGCTGTTCCGCCGCCGCGCCGTCGCGGCGCGGCCGGGCGCCCACCTGCCCGACGACGTCGTCGTGCGGCTGGTGGAGCGGCTCGACGGGCTGCCGCTCGCGATCGAGCTGGCCGCCGCGCGGGTGCGCACCTTGAGCGTCGAGGAGATCGAGACACACCTCGACGAGCGGTTCGCGCTGCTGCGCGGCGGCGACCGTTCGGCCCCCGAACGGCACCGCACCCTCGAGGCCGTCATCGCGTGGAGCTGGAACCTGCTCGCACCCTCGCAGCAGGCGCTGTGGCGGCGGGTGGCGCTGCTGCCCGACGGGTTCTCCGTCCAGGCCGCCGCCGTCATCGGGCTGCTCGACCCCGGGGCACGGGCGTTCGACGTGCTCGACGACCTGGACGCGCTCGTGACGCAGTCGATCGTCGTGACCAGCGACGTCCCCGGCGGCACGCGCTACCGGATGCTGGAGACCGTCCGCGAGCTCGGGCTGGTGCGGCTCGAGGAGGCGGGCGAGCTGCCCGCGGTGCACGACGCGTTGTGGGCGTGGGCGGCCGACCTCGCCGCGCGACGCTCCAGCGAGCTGCTCGGCCCGCTGCAGGTCGAGGCGATGGCCGAGCTCGGACGCGAGCACGAGAACCTGCTCTTCGCGCTGCGCGCCGCCGCCCGGCCCGCCGACAGGCCGGCGCACGGTGCCTCGGCCGTGGTCCGGCCCGACGTCGTCGTGCGGCTGTTCGTCGCCCTCGTCGGGCAGTGGGCGCTGCAGGGCGCCGAGGAGCGGGCGACCCAGCTCGCCACCGCCGTCGCCGACGCGCTCCTGTGGTGGCGGGTCCCGCGTGAGCTGCGCGAGCCCGCAGCGCTCGCGCTCGTCTTCGCCGCGATGTCGCGCGGGATGGAGGGCGGTGCCGTCGCCCTGCGCCTGCTCGCCCGTCTGCGCCGCGTGCTGCGGGACGACGACGCGGACGCGCAAGGCGTCGCCGTCGGACGGCGGACCCGGATCGTCGCCGACCTGTTCCTCACGGCGACCGGGCGACCCACCGAGGCGGCGATGGCGGCGGCCGGAGCGCTGCGTGACGACGCCGACCCCCTGCTCGCCGCCATGGCGTACCTCGCCCTGTCGCAGGAGGCGGAGAACGGTGGTCGGCTCGACGAGTCGATCGAGCTCGCCACCCAGGGGTATGCGGCGACGCTCCGGATCGGCGACGTCGCGTCACGGTCGTTCGCGGCGATGGCGGCAGCCTCCGGGTGCAGCGAGGCCGGTGACCCCGTGCGGGCGCGTGAGTGGTCGTCGGTGGCCCGCGCCGGGATGGCGGAGCTCGGGACGCGCGACGCCGAGCGCATGCTCGACTGGATCGACCTCGCCTCCGCGCTCGACCTCGGCGACCTCGACGACGCCGCGCGGCTGTGCGACGCCCTCGACGCCGCCGACGCCGACGGGGACGGGCCGCGCGGCGGCGTCGAGCAGCGTGCCGCCGGCGGTGCCGGGCGTGCCGAGCTCGCCTGGGCTCACGGCGACCGCGACCTCGCGCTCGACGTCTACCGGCGCACGCGCGCACGGGTCGCGGACGCGGAGGGCGGGGCGGCGCCCTGGGCGATCCTGGTCGGCGCTGCGGCCGCCGTCCGGCTGACGCAGGCCGGGACGCGGGAGGAGGCCATGGACTGCGCACGCGACGCCGCGAGCCGGGCGACGGCGTTCATGACCGTGTGGGCCGCGCGCGGCGTCGACCGGCCGGTGCTCGGCACCACGTGCGTCGGCGCCGGCGTCGCGCTGGCCCTCGGCGACGAGGCGGCGCCGTCCGACGTCGAGCGAGGGCTCGAGCTCGTGCAGCTCGGCGCCGTGCTCGGGGCGCGGCAGGATCTCTTGGCGCTCCGGCGCGGGCCGATCCTCGCCGCGCTGGGGGAGCGGCACGGGGACGAGGCCCTCGCGGCCGCCGCCGCGCGGGTCGCGGAGCGTGGCCACGACGCGCTGACCGACCGCGCGATGGAGCTGCTCGGCGCGCTGTAG